In the Nerophis ophidion isolate RoL-2023_Sa linkage group LG01, RoL_Noph_v1.0, whole genome shotgun sequence genome, one interval contains:
- the si:ch211-110p13.9 gene encoding uncharacterized protein si:ch211-110p13.9 isoform X2, whose product MGAAAVPLFLGADLFSNSDIRPENHPRCHAKYARKGLATKINFSSAFRFRGLKVPTSNNSLWFYSIHGLFRVAFETYTKQEQLAVVENFQDLWKSQINDSPLKTSYSLSMQLDADPSDTRMDGLDLEANTANISKEHDHCYFSQQRRPLVLTLKSKLQRLDAKLSSEAESFNEQQLETILLFLDHTERCLGGTLEEQDVADSVLALLKSKEWSCVYSSPLLDAVARWLGGQFSSANGSVSRGVEGFKERHIERISELPPAEEVAAELFPEAMRTLLLHWMGLSQEADAAKRRSEYPILLLILEFANHNLITGVAHVLYSTLICK is encoded by the exons ATG GGTGCGGCGGCGGTGCCGCTCTTTTTAGGAGCCGATCTCTTCTCCAACTCCGATATCCGGCCCGAGAATCATCcccgctgtcacgccaaatatgCCAGGAAGGGCCTCGCCACCAAAATAAATTTTTCTTCCg CCTTTAGGTTCCGTGGCTTGAAGGTGCCCACGTCCAACAACAGCCTTTGGTTCTACAGCATTCACGGGCTTTTTCGAGTGGCTTTTGAAACGTACACCAAGCAGGAGCAGCTTGCCGTGGTGGAGAACTTCCAG GACCTGTGGAAGTCTCAAATAAACGACAGCCCGCTGAAGACGAGCTACAGCCTCAGCATGCAGCTGGACGCTGATCCCTCCGACACCAGGATGGACGGTCTGGATCTGGAGGCCAACACAGCAAACATCTCAAAAGAACACGACCACTGCTACTTTTCACAGCAAAGGCGTCCGCTTGTGTTGACGCTCAAGAGTAAACTTCAGCGCTTGGATGCTAAACTTTCCTCCGAGGCTGAGAGCTTCAACGAGCAGCAGTTGGAAACAATCCTGCTTTTTTTGGATCACACGGAGCGATGCCTCGGCGGGACGTTGGAGGAACAAGATGTGGCGGATTCGGTGCTGGCGCTGCTCAAGTCCAAAGAATGGAGCTGCGTTTATTCCAGCCCGCTGCTGGACGCCGTCGCCAGGTGGCTGGGCGGCCAGTTCAGCTCGGCCAACGGGAGCGTGAGCCGCGGCGTGGAGGGCTTCAAGGAGCGGCACATCGAGAGGATCAGCGAGCTGCCGCCGGCCGAGGAGGTGGCCGCCGAGCTTTTCCCAGAGGCCATGAGGACGCTGCTGCTCCACTGGATGGGACTGAGCCAAGAGGCGGACGCGGCCAAGCGACGCAGCGAGTATCCCATCCTGCTTCTCATCCTGGAGTTCGCCAACCACAACCTCATCACCGGCGTGGCTCACGTCCTCTACTCCACGCTCATATGCAAATAA
- the si:ch211-110p13.9 gene encoding uncharacterized protein si:ch211-110p13.9 isoform X1, with translation MSNIVYLSLPHWDGGFKKIRFIYLVNDSSFALTECPRKGAAAVPLFLGADLFSNSDIRPENHPRCHAKYARKGLATKINFSSAFRFRGLKVPTSNNSLWFYSIHGLFRVAFETYTKQEQLAVVENFQDLWKSQINDSPLKTSYSLSMQLDADPSDTRMDGLDLEANTANISKEHDHCYFSQQRRPLVLTLKSKLQRLDAKLSSEAESFNEQQLETILLFLDHTERCLGGTLEEQDVADSVLALLKSKEWSCVYSSPLLDAVARWLGGQFSSANGSVSRGVEGFKERHIERISELPPAEEVAAELFPEAMRTLLLHWMGLSQEADAAKRRSEYPILLLILEFANHNLITGVAHVLYSTLICK, from the exons atgtcaaacattGTCTATTTGTCTTTACCCCACTGGGATGGAGGCTTCAAAAAGATTCGTTTTATTTACTTGGTCAATGATTCGTCTTTTGCTCTGACAGAGTGTCCACGAAAG GGTGCGGCGGCGGTGCCGCTCTTTTTAGGAGCCGATCTCTTCTCCAACTCCGATATCCGGCCCGAGAATCATCcccgctgtcacgccaaatatgCCAGGAAGGGCCTCGCCACCAAAATAAATTTTTCTTCCg CCTTTAGGTTCCGTGGCTTGAAGGTGCCCACGTCCAACAACAGCCTTTGGTTCTACAGCATTCACGGGCTTTTTCGAGTGGCTTTTGAAACGTACACCAAGCAGGAGCAGCTTGCCGTGGTGGAGAACTTCCAG GACCTGTGGAAGTCTCAAATAAACGACAGCCCGCTGAAGACGAGCTACAGCCTCAGCATGCAGCTGGACGCTGATCCCTCCGACACCAGGATGGACGGTCTGGATCTGGAGGCCAACACAGCAAACATCTCAAAAGAACACGACCACTGCTACTTTTCACAGCAAAGGCGTCCGCTTGTGTTGACGCTCAAGAGTAAACTTCAGCGCTTGGATGCTAAACTTTCCTCCGAGGCTGAGAGCTTCAACGAGCAGCAGTTGGAAACAATCCTGCTTTTTTTGGATCACACGGAGCGATGCCTCGGCGGGACGTTGGAGGAACAAGATGTGGCGGATTCGGTGCTGGCGCTGCTCAAGTCCAAAGAATGGAGCTGCGTTTATTCCAGCCCGCTGCTGGACGCCGTCGCCAGGTGGCTGGGCGGCCAGTTCAGCTCGGCCAACGGGAGCGTGAGCCGCGGCGTGGAGGGCTTCAAGGAGCGGCACATCGAGAGGATCAGCGAGCTGCCGCCGGCCGAGGAGGTGGCCGCCGAGCTTTTCCCAGAGGCCATGAGGACGCTGCTGCTCCACTGGATGGGACTGAGCCAAGAGGCGGACGCGGCCAAGCGACGCAGCGAGTATCCCATCCTGCTTCTCATCCTGGAGTTCGCCAACCACAACCTCATCACCGGCGTGGCTCACGTCCTCTACTCCACGCTCATATGCAAATAA
- the rsrc2 gene encoding arginine/serine-rich coiled-coil protein 2 isoform X2: MDSSKSPRRSKHCHSRSRSRSRDRKKNRKHRCSRSRSKEARKRDSDKPPKSHKHTEDHHHERLSAEDGDERSKRKERKSPRGRSSSRSHSRDRRHHSRSRDKRRSRSHSRDRKRRPRSRSRSKHRHQSRSRSKSRERKKKSEKVRRRSRSGTPKLLVFRGRNTAMDAQEALARRLERAKKLQEQKEKELLEKRQQEIVAVASPVAAASAATSSNPALNVAALLASGTQVTPQIAMAAQMAALQAKTLSETGIAVPSFYNPSAVNPSKFAEQEKKRKMLWQGKKEGDKSQTAELWEKLNFGNKDQNVKFRKLMGIKGEDEGQASKPLNDEGIRTLQKQEEMFRNLDVQYEMARSQTHTQRGMGLGFSSAFSHGMDSF, encoded by the exons ATGGACTCCTCCAAATCTCCCAGAAGATCCAAACACTGCCATTCTCGCTCACGGTCTCGCTCCAGGGACAGAAAAA AGAACCGGAAGCACAGATGCAGTCGCAGCAGGAGCAAAGAG GCACGAAAGAGGGACTCTGACAAGCCGCCCAAGTCTCACAAGCACACGGAAGACCACCACCACGAGAGACTTTCGGCCGAGGACGGAGACGAGCGGTCCAAGCGCAAGGAGAGAAAGTCCCCGAGAGGGCGGAGCTCTTCCCGGTCGCACTCCCGGGACAG GCGTCATCACAGCAGAAGCAGAGATAAGCGACGATCGCGATCACACAGCCGTGACAGGAAGAGGAGGCCTCGCTCACGTTCAAGGTCCAAACACCGGCATCAAAGCAGAAGTCGCAGCAAGAGCAG GGAGCGAAAGAAAAAAAGCGAAAAGGTGCGCAGGAGGAGTCGTAGCGGGACGCCTAAACTGCTGGTCTTCCGCGGCCGAAACACAGCGATGGACGCACAAGAGGCTCTTGCCAGAAG GTTAGAGAGAGCCAAGAAACTCCAGGAGCAGAAGGAGAAGGAGTTGTTAGAAAAACGACAGCAGGAGATTGTTGCAG TCGCTTCCCCGGTTGCTGCAGCATCCGCTGCTACCTCATCAAACCCCGCCCTCAACGTGGCGGCTCTGTTGGCCTCCGGGACACAGGTGACGCCGCAGATTGCCATGGCGGCGCAGATGGCGGCGCTTCAAGCCAAAACGCTGTCAGAGACTGGCATCGCCGTTCCGAGTTTCTATAACCCGTCTGCCGTCAATCCCTCAAAGTTTGCCGAAcaggaaaaaaagaggaaaatgttGTGGCAGGGAAAGAAGGAAGGG GACAAGTCTCAGACAGCAGAGTTGTGGGAGAAGTTGAACTTTGGAAACAAGGACCAAAATGTTAAATTTCGCAAATTAATGGGGATTAAA GGTGAAGATGAGGGGCAAGCTTCCAAACCACTAAACGACGAAGGAATCAGGACACTCCAAAAGCAAGAGGAAATGTTTCGGAACCTTGACGTCCAATACGAGATGGCTCGATCGCAGACTCACACCCAGCGAGGAATGGGCCTGGGCTTTTCCTCAGCTTTTTCCCACGGAATGGATTCCTTCTAG
- the rsrc2 gene encoding arginine/serine-rich coiled-coil protein 2 isoform X1, translated as MRVLDMSQSDDDECYKELSSILSEGDHSVDNSRSDSPVHHKKRSSMDSSKSPRRSKHCHSRSRSRSRDRKKNRKHRCSRSRSKEARKRDSDKPPKSHKHTEDHHHERLSAEDGDERSKRKERKSPRGRSSSRSHSRDRRHHSRSRDKRRSRSHSRDRKRRPRSRSRSKHRHQSRSRSKSRERKKKSEKVRRRSRSGTPKLLVFRGRNTAMDAQEALARRLERAKKLQEQKEKELLEKRQQEIVAVASPVAAASAATSSNPALNVAALLASGTQVTPQIAMAAQMAALQAKTLSETGIAVPSFYNPSAVNPSKFAEQEKKRKMLWQGKKEGDKSQTAELWEKLNFGNKDQNVKFRKLMGIKGEDEGQASKPLNDEGIRTLQKQEEMFRNLDVQYEMARSQTHTQRGMGLGFSSAFSHGMDSF; from the exons ATGCGTGTACTTGATATGAGTCAGTCGGACGACGACGAATGCTACAAAGAGTTGTCCTCTATTTTGTCT GAAGGTGACCACTCTGTAGACAATAGCAGATCTGACTCACCAGTCCACCACAAAAAAAGAAGCAGCATGGACTCCTCCAAATCTCCCAGAAGATCCAAACACTGCCATTCTCGCTCACGGTCTCGCTCCAGGGACAGAAAAA AGAACCGGAAGCACAGATGCAGTCGCAGCAGGAGCAAAGAG GCACGAAAGAGGGACTCTGACAAGCCGCCCAAGTCTCACAAGCACACGGAAGACCACCACCACGAGAGACTTTCGGCCGAGGACGGAGACGAGCGGTCCAAGCGCAAGGAGAGAAAGTCCCCGAGAGGGCGGAGCTCTTCCCGGTCGCACTCCCGGGACAG GCGTCATCACAGCAGAAGCAGAGATAAGCGACGATCGCGATCACACAGCCGTGACAGGAAGAGGAGGCCTCGCTCACGTTCAAGGTCCAAACACCGGCATCAAAGCAGAAGTCGCAGCAAGAGCAG GGAGCGAAAGAAAAAAAGCGAAAAGGTGCGCAGGAGGAGTCGTAGCGGGACGCCTAAACTGCTGGTCTTCCGCGGCCGAAACACAGCGATGGACGCACAAGAGGCTCTTGCCAGAAG GTTAGAGAGAGCCAAGAAACTCCAGGAGCAGAAGGAGAAGGAGTTGTTAGAAAAACGACAGCAGGAGATTGTTGCAG TCGCTTCCCCGGTTGCTGCAGCATCCGCTGCTACCTCATCAAACCCCGCCCTCAACGTGGCGGCTCTGTTGGCCTCCGGGACACAGGTGACGCCGCAGATTGCCATGGCGGCGCAGATGGCGGCGCTTCAAGCCAAAACGCTGTCAGAGACTGGCATCGCCGTTCCGAGTTTCTATAACCCGTCTGCCGTCAATCCCTCAAAGTTTGCCGAAcaggaaaaaaagaggaaaatgttGTGGCAGGGAAAGAAGGAAGGG GACAAGTCTCAGACAGCAGAGTTGTGGGAGAAGTTGAACTTTGGAAACAAGGACCAAAATGTTAAATTTCGCAAATTAATGGGGATTAAA GGTGAAGATGAGGGGCAAGCTTCCAAACCACTAAACGACGAAGGAATCAGGACACTCCAAAAGCAAGAGGAAATGTTTCGGAACCTTGACGTCCAATACGAGATGGCTCGATCGCAGACTCACACCCAGCGAGGAATGGGCCTGGGCTTTTCCTCAGCTTTTTCCCACGGAATGGATTCCTTCTAG